One Desulforegula conservatrix Mb1Pa DNA window includes the following coding sequences:
- a CDS encoding transposase, with the protein ELAGFQHEPHVTGGGKAAVEHPSFKWVNIILGNLKNALKGTYHAINRKHVPRYLAEFQYRFNRRYDLPSMIHRLIYVALRTPPMPSTMLSMAEAEW; encoded by the coding sequence GAGCTCGCTGGTTTCCAGCACGAACCCCATGTTACTGGAGGTGGTAAAGCAGCTGTAGAGCATCCATCCTTCAAATGGGTCAATATAATACTTGGTAACTTAAAAAATGCGCTCAAAGGTACTTATCATGCAATTAATCGCAAGCATGTTCCGCGGTACCTGGCAGAATTTCAGTACAGATTCAATCGCCGATATGATCTGCCGTCCATGATTCACAGACTGATTTATGTTGCTCTTAGGACTCCACCCATGCCATCAACCATGCTTTCTATGGCTGAAGCAGAGTGGTAA
- a CDS encoding M48 family metallopeptidase, whose translation MFSNFIYFIAAILLFGAYEQNAIPGENSTTWLLYPSFGILFFFFLIEFFFFRNLCKRVDHENIEKSDHDFTRASGFFSIAVLIIYGAFIYLLNISEYVPDFSKHPDIQTFKNLVVLSFFIILISAHWSASYQAYKRIYSENEGVLAYIKSQLMFSVPVIFPWLILSIFSDIINVLPLPDLRKWLASTEGELFFFVFLIIVMSFAAPFLIMTAWKCRPLKADRSHEIIEGICRKTGIKFRKILEWPLKGGNAITAGVMGVFTRFRYLLITPGLIRSMTDDELGAVVAHEIGHVKYRHMILYMVVIGAFSFTSIILAPSLEEILAFSGILTTSLEPHAMATRYISFIPGIISVIFFIAFIRFVFGFFMRNFERQADSFAARIMGSPMPLVRAFYRIVLLSRQNPEKPSWHHFSIKQRIDFVLKCEGSPNVIKAQDKKVFMSLAAYFSILLIVIMSTGIYEKSDFRDTLFRKFLTDVSKGELKQHEMDQIMADSYYMKGNIEKSAFFYEQADQKNPDNPEVLNSLAWIYATSEKPSLRNPVKAVELAKKAVLLKPESPHIWDTLAESCFASEDYSNAINYGKKAISLAEEKDLDYYKEQLEKYGKKAGMGQSAWK comes from the coding sequence ATGTTCTCCAATTTCATATATTTCATTGCCGCAATACTCCTATTCGGCGCATATGAGCAAAACGCCATTCCTGGTGAAAATAGCACCACTTGGCTTCTTTATCCTTCGTTTGGGATATTGTTTTTTTTCTTTCTTATCGAATTTTTCTTTTTCAGGAATCTTTGTAAAAGAGTGGATCATGAAAATATTGAAAAATCAGACCATGATTTTACAAGGGCATCAGGATTTTTCTCCATAGCCGTACTTATTATTTACGGAGCCTTTATCTATTTGCTGAATATCTCCGAATATGTTCCTGATTTTAGTAAGCACCCGGACATACAGACATTCAAGAATCTCGTTGTTCTGTCATTCTTTATCATCCTTATTTCAGCGCACTGGTCTGCATCATACCAGGCGTATAAAAGAATCTATTCTGAAAACGAAGGCGTTTTAGCCTATATAAAATCGCAATTGATGTTTTCTGTGCCTGTAATTTTCCCTTGGCTTATTCTGTCCATTTTTTCAGATATTATTAATGTATTACCTTTACCCGATTTAAGAAAATGGCTCGCATCAACTGAAGGTGAACTTTTTTTCTTTGTCTTTCTTATTATAGTAATGTCATTTGCAGCACCTTTTCTGATCATGACCGCATGGAAATGCAGACCATTAAAAGCAGACAGAAGCCATGAAATAATTGAAGGCATATGTAGGAAAACAGGGATCAAATTCAGAAAGATTCTGGAATGGCCTCTTAAAGGAGGCAACGCGATTACCGCCGGAGTAATGGGCGTTTTTACAAGATTCAGATACCTGCTAATTACACCCGGCCTGATAAGAAGTATGACAGATGATGAACTTGGCGCTGTGGTTGCACATGAAATTGGCCATGTAAAATACAGACATATGATACTTTATATGGTGGTCATAGGGGCTTTTTCCTTTACATCAATAATCCTTGCGCCGAGCCTTGAGGAAATACTCGCCTTTTCAGGTATTCTCACGACATCACTCGAGCCACATGCCATGGCAACAAGATACATTTCCTTCATTCCTGGAATCATATCCGTAATTTTTTTCATAGCTTTCATACGGTTTGTCTTTGGATTTTTCATGAGGAATTTTGAGAGACAGGCTGATTCCTTTGCCGCAAGAATCATGGGAAGCCCAATGCCTCTGGTAAGGGCCTTTTACCGGATCGTTTTGCTGTCGCGTCAGAACCCTGAAAAACCAAGCTGGCATCATTTCAGCATAAAGCAGAGAATAGATTTTGTACTCAAATGCGAAGGCTCTCCAAATGTCATAAAAGCACAGGACAAAAAGGTTTTTATGTCACTTGCAGCCTATTTTTCAATTCTTTTGATTGTAATTATGTCGACAGGCATTTACGAAAAATCAGATTTCAGGGACACGCTTTTTAGAAAATTTCTAACAGATGTCAGCAAGGGAGAATTAAAGCAGCATGAAATGGATCAGATAATGGCCGATTCATATTACATGAAAGGAAATATTGAAAAATCGGCTTTTTTTTATGAACAGGCAGATCAAAAAAACCCGGACAACCCTGAGGTTCTCAATTCGCTCGCATGGATTTATGCGACATCTGAAAAACCATCTTTAAGAAACCCTGTAAAAGCTGTCGAACTTGCAAAAAAAGCGGTCTTATTAAAACCAGAGTCCCCTCATATTTGGGACACACTTGCGGAAAGCTGTTTTGCATCCGAAGATTACTCAAATGCCATAAACTATGGGAAAAAGGCGATCAGCCTGGCCGAAGAAAAAGACCTTGACTACTATAAGGAGCAGCTTGAAAAATACGGTAAAAAAGCAGGGATGGGCCAAAGTGCCTGGAAATAG
- a CDS encoding GNAT family N-acetyltransferase, protein MNIKLIETHESVDWAILAGVYEKAPLGTRDPVKLEAVFKNSEHKCFIFDQKNIIGAARAISDGFDCAVICDVAILPEYQGHRLGKMMLDHLMKKLGGHNKILLYAAPGKDGFYLKLGFRKMKTAMAIFSDQDKAFKGGFIE, encoded by the coding sequence ATGAATATAAAACTTATCGAAACCCATGAATCAGTTGACTGGGCCATACTTGCGGGCGTCTATGAGAAGGCTCCGCTTGGCACACGCGACCCTGTGAAGCTTGAGGCTGTTTTTAAAAACAGCGAACACAAATGCTTTATTTTTGATCAGAAGAATATAATTGGAGCCGCCCGGGCAATATCAGACGGATTTGACTGTGCAGTAATATGTGACGTGGCGATTCTGCCCGAATATCAAGGTCATAGACTAGGCAAAATGATGCTGGATCACCTGATGAAAAAACTTGGGGGACATAACAAAATACTTCTTTACGCAGCGCCAGGAAAGGACGGTTTTTATCTGAAACTTGGTTTCAGAAAGATGAAAACCGCAATGGCAATATTTTCTGACCAGGACAAAGCCTTTAAGGGCGGATTTATTGAATAA
- a CDS encoding outer membrane protein, whose product MKTINKLIGLSILTAALFISSPVFALEWKGGVDFMFGKKELDSDWTPVDSWQEFGVMLSFTEADLPFGITLGYLTGNDDSLSVSEGRGINIEGQTDEFLLGLRKEFSPPQADFFRVYINGGYTAIKWDIETTYSNAGAVSGSTEEDDWAHGFWLGGGMYFIFAKNAAIGIDYKYTDASSDINTAFGERTLEAGGSHYSAFVGWRF is encoded by the coding sequence ATGAAAACCATAAACAAACTGATAGGATTAAGCATTTTAACGGCAGCATTGTTTATTTCCAGCCCTGTATTTGCCCTTGAATGGAAGGGCGGAGTGGATTTCATGTTCGGGAAAAAAGAGCTGGACAGCGACTGGACCCCTGTGGATTCATGGCAGGAATTCGGAGTCATGCTTTCCTTCACCGAAGCTGATCTGCCATTTGGCATAACATTGGGATATCTTACAGGCAACGATGACAGTCTGTCTGTTTCTGAAGGCAGGGGAATCAATATTGAGGGCCAGACAGACGAATTCCTGCTTGGTCTTAGAAAAGAATTTTCGCCTCCACAAGCAGATTTCTTCAGAGTTTATATAAATGGTGGCTATACTGCAATCAAATGGGATATCGAAACTACTTACAGTAACGCTGGAGCTGTTTCTGGCTCGACAGAAGAGGATGACTGGGCCCATGGTTTCTGGCTCGGAGGCGGAATGTATTTTATTTTCGCAAAAAATGCGGCAATAGGCATTGATTACAAATATACTGACGCATCCTCAGATATTAATACTGCTTTCGGAGAAAGAACCCTTGAAGCAGGGGGCTCCCATTATTCTGCCTTTGTGGGCTGGAGATTCTGA
- a CDS encoding NAD(P)/FAD-dependent oxidoreductase has protein sequence MKKKLILAGGGHAHLLTLAHMREITSSGHEVTLVSPSEFHYYSGMGPGMLGGIYEPEDISFNIKKMTEAGGGSFVRDSVEKVDPMEKTLFLRSGNRLKYDMVSFNTGSMVSFKTTVSNSTDIFTVKPVENLFIARNRLIQLCRNKKKSVAIIGGGPAGAEIAGNIHSLCKKANLIHPEINLYCDGFMSRFSSYFSSLVKKSLVEKNVRINEQFSATYIEQGLIRFDNGKTVKPDLIFIATGVAPSPVFKNSNMETGPDGGLSVNRFLQSINHPEIFGGGDCIHFKDLPLDKAGVYAVREASVLLKNILAFLGNNILQPFYTDNDYLMILNTGNRNGILKKGRCVFEGKAAFILKDYIDRRFMKKFGSG, from the coding sequence TTGAAAAAAAAACTGATTCTTGCAGGAGGCGGACACGCCCATCTCCTCACGCTGGCCCACATGCGCGAGATCACTTCAAGTGGTCATGAAGTGACCCTTGTCAGCCCATCTGAATTTCATTATTATTCGGGCATGGGGCCTGGAATGCTTGGAGGTATTTATGAACCTGAAGACATAAGTTTCAATATAAAAAAAATGACCGAGGCAGGTGGAGGATCTTTCGTAAGGGACTCGGTGGAAAAAGTTGACCCTATGGAAAAAACTCTTTTTCTAAGGTCAGGCAACAGACTGAAATACGATATGGTCTCTTTTAACACGGGAAGCATGGTTTCCTTTAAAACAACAGTTTCAAATTCTACCGATATATTCACCGTAAAACCTGTTGAAAATCTCTTTATTGCCAGAAACAGACTGATTCAACTTTGCAGAAACAAAAAAAAATCAGTGGCCATAATAGGAGGAGGCCCGGCCGGAGCAGAAATTGCCGGAAACATTCATTCGCTATGTAAAAAAGCGAATCTCATTCACCCGGAAATCAATCTCTACTGCGACGGATTCATGTCGAGATTTTCTTCATATTTTTCAAGCCTTGTAAAAAAATCGCTGGTGGAAAAGAATGTCAGGATCAATGAGCAGTTCTCTGCAACTTATATTGAACAAGGCTTGATAAGATTTGATAACGGTAAAACCGTAAAACCGGATCTTATTTTCATTGCAACAGGAGTAGCCCCCTCCCCTGTTTTTAAAAACTCTAATATGGAAACAGGTCCTGACGGAGGACTTTCTGTAAACAGGTTCCTTCAATCCATAAACCACCCTGAAATTTTCGGAGGCGGAGACTGCATCCATTTCAAAGATCTACCACTTGACAAGGCTGGTGTTTACGCGGTCAGAGAGGCGTCAGTCCTGCTAAAGAATATTCTTGCTTTCCTTGGCAATAATATTCTGCAACCATTTTATACAGACAATGACTATCTTATGATCCTTAACACTGGGAACAGAAATGGAATCCTTAAAAAGGGAAGGTGTGTATTTGAAGGCAAGGCAGCCTTTATACTCAAGGATTATATAGACAGACGGTTCATGAAAAAATTTGGCTCGGGGTAA
- a CDS encoding TolC family protein — translation MKKIIKYLNLKDSQKVQKRYRRHAGLDPASCIFSKFWIPACAGMKGIGLFATLSNLFYIISVCAIFFSGCSSLNAPPQPPSIDSYSAPDSVPITEKQGLHQPGENKTSVPEAGYSELTLDECVSIALEKNPARQSAEATVSMAEENAGIAKAPYYPEVSASAGYSRFQRHAFLPGNLPIKSDSTLIGPENDWTSAISARLTIYDFGERSARLGSALARKEAASDEAEKIRQEIITGVNRSFYGLMAASQAREVALKNLERNESQLKSAESRYEVGAVSRTDVLRARVGVADAKLSVVKTESLISMASGDLNTVMGLPVERPIKIRASGPEIQMPEKKLLDQAFIQAKEKRPELKAAMQKISAAKFGVEEARAGFGPKLKAQASYGWEDDTWTPNDKTWLAGLSVEIPVFTGFAKTHNLAGKKAELKKEEAEAIRLIQNVRQEVWKSYTKLKESFEAFQASESMVKEAEESHRSTKERYEAGAATITDLLDAQVSLTKADANRVNAKWDYYVSEAEFKKASGGL, via the coding sequence ATGAAAAAGATCATTAAATATTTAAATTTAAAGGACTCGCAAAAAGTCCAAAAGAGGTATCGGCGTCATGCAGGACTTGATCCGGCATCCTGTATTTTCAGTAAGTTCTGGATTCCGGCCTGCGCCGGAATGAAGGGAATCGGACTTTTTGCGACCTTGTCAAATTTATTCTATATCATATCAGTATGTGCTATCTTTTTTTCAGGGTGTTCATCATTAAATGCACCGCCCCAGCCACCATCCATTGATTCATATTCAGCTCCGGACTCAGTCCCGATCACTGAAAAACAAGGATTACATCAGCCGGGCGAAAACAAAACCTCAGTCCCTGAAGCAGGCTACAGCGAACTGACTCTTGATGAATGCGTTAGTATCGCCCTTGAAAAAAACCCGGCGAGGCAGTCTGCCGAAGCCACAGTGAGCATGGCCGAAGAAAACGCTGGCATTGCCAAAGCTCCTTATTACCCTGAAGTATCAGCTTCAGCAGGATATTCAAGATTCCAGAGACATGCATTTTTGCCAGGAAATCTTCCCATAAAATCAGACTCGACTTTAATCGGGCCAGAAAACGACTGGACAAGCGCCATAAGCGCAAGGCTGACCATTTATGATTTTGGTGAAAGAAGCGCGAGGCTCGGTTCAGCACTCGCAAGAAAAGAAGCAGCGTCTGACGAGGCCGAAAAAATCAGGCAAGAAATAATAACAGGAGTTAACAGATCTTTTTACGGTCTAATGGCTGCCAGCCAGGCAAGGGAAGTTGCGCTTAAAAATCTTGAAAGAAATGAAAGCCAGCTCAAGAGCGCGGAATCACGATACGAAGTTGGCGCTGTGTCCCGTACCGATGTTTTGCGTGCAAGGGTTGGGGTTGCAGACGCCAAACTGAGTGTTGTAAAGACAGAAAGCTTGATATCCATGGCATCAGGAGATCTTAACACTGTGATGGGCCTGCCTGTTGAACGACCCATAAAAATCCGGGCATCCGGACCAGAAATACAAATGCCTGAAAAAAAGCTCCTTGATCAAGCCTTTATTCAGGCAAAAGAAAAAAGGCCCGAGCTGAAAGCAGCCATGCAGAAAATATCAGCGGCAAAATTTGGCGTCGAAGAGGCAAGGGCCGGATTCGGGCCAAAACTCAAGGCCCAGGCAAGCTATGGCTGGGAGGATGATACATGGACACCGAATGATAAAACATGGCTTGCCGGATTAAGTGTTGAAATACCTGTTTTCACAGGATTTGCCAAGACACATAATCTTGCAGGAAAAAAAGCTGAGTTAAAAAAAGAAGAAGCGGAAGCGATCCGCCTTATTCAAAACGTAAGACAGGAAGTTTGGAAATCATATACAAAACTTAAGGAATCATTTGAGGCATTTCAGGCATCTGAAAGCATGGTTAAGGAAGCCGAGGAAAGTCACAGATCAACAAAGGAAAGATATGAGGCTGGCGCAGCTACCATAACAGATCTTCTGGATGCCCAGGTTTCCCTTACCAAGGCTGACGCTAACAGGGTAAATGCAAAATGGGATTATTATGTTTCCGAAGCTGAATTCAAAAAAGCCTCTGGCGGGTTGTAA
- a CDS encoding ABC transporter permease yields the protein MFERILIMLRKEFIQVFRDPKMTRVILVVPVVQMMVFGYAVTTDVKHVSTALLDLDNSVKSREYISDFKGSGHFDFTAFPENDSVASDLLDKGKVRAVIRINRGFDEDIRAGRTSEVQLLLDGTDSNSARIIADYSMKITSEFSKKMTGTTGKYEGISLEKRAWFNDNLESRNFYVPGVMAIMVMLITLMLTSMAVVREKEVGTIEQILVTPIKTHEFIIGKTIPFAIIGYIDVLIVTLVGAFWFEIPIRGSLFLLFGGSTLYIMTALGIGLLISTVSETQQQAMMSTFFFFFPAVLLSGFMFPIANMPEIVQWITLLNPLRYFLIIVRGIFLKGIGIEILWPQFCALGLMATSMLFASIKAFKKTVS from the coding sequence ATGTTTGAACGCATTTTAATAATGCTAAGAAAAGAGTTTATCCAGGTTTTCAGGGACCCAAAAATGACGAGGGTAATCCTTGTTGTGCCTGTGGTTCAGATGATGGTTTTTGGCTATGCTGTTACGACTGATGTCAAACATGTTTCAACAGCCCTCCTTGATCTGGATAACAGCGTAAAAAGCAGGGAATATATTTCAGACTTCAAAGGTTCCGGGCATTTTGATTTTACGGCTTTCCCTGAAAATGATTCTGTTGCCTCAGACCTTCTTGACAAGGGAAAGGTTCGCGCTGTCATAAGGATAAACAGAGGGTTTGACGAGGATATCAGGGCTGGAAGAACATCAGAGGTACAGCTCCTGCTTGATGGTACTGATTCAAATTCCGCAAGGATAATAGCTGATTACAGCATGAAAATAACATCAGAGTTTTCAAAAAAAATGACGGGCACTACCGGAAAATACGAAGGTATAAGCCTTGAAAAGCGGGCATGGTTCAATGACAATCTTGAAAGCAGGAACTTCTATGTCCCAGGAGTAATGGCCATAATGGTCATGCTCATAACTCTCATGCTGACAAGCATGGCTGTTGTCAGGGAAAAAGAGGTTGGAACCATAGAGCAGATTCTGGTCACGCCTATAAAAACCCATGAATTCATTATAGGAAAAACCATTCCCTTTGCAATAATCGGATACATAGACGTTCTCATAGTAACACTGGTTGGTGCGTTCTGGTTTGAAATACCAATAAGGGGCAGCCTGTTCCTTCTTTTCGGAGGGTCAACTCTTTATATAATGACAGCCCTCGGTATTGGCCTTCTTATTTCAACGGTCAGCGAAACCCAGCAGCAGGCCATGATGAGTACCTTCTTCTTTTTTTTCCCTGCTGTTCTTCTTTCAGGCTTCATGTTTCCCATAGCCAATATGCCGGAAATTGTTCAGTGGATAACACTTTTAAATCCTCTGAGGTATTTCCTGATAATTGTCAGGGGGATTTTTCTGAAAGGCATTGGCATTGAAATTCTCTGGCCGCAGTTCTGCGCTCTTGGTCTTATGGCAACAAGCATGCTTTTTGCTTCGATAAAAGCATTCAAAAAAACAGTTTCATAA